GAGTGCCGCGAATGCATTCAATGATCTTCCTCACCATGGCGGCGCTCTTCGGCGGCGTCCTCTTCGCCATGCCTTCGTCCGGGCGCGCGCAAGAGCCGCCGCCCACGTTGCAGATTCACCAGGTCGACGGCCTCGCGTATCCCAGGATCCGCGCCGTCGTCAGCGCGCTCGATGCGGACGGAGCGCCGATCCCCGGCCTGAGCGCCGCTTCCTTCCAACCGTTCGAAGGTGAAACGCCGATCACGCTGACCGGAGTGACGGCTGCCTCGGACCCATCGCAGAGGCTCGGCGTTGCGCTGGTCATCGACGTGTCCGCGAGCATGCGCGGCGCGCCGCTCGACGCGGCGAAGCTGGCGTCGATTGCGTTCGTGCAGGGTTTTGGACCGGCGGACGAGGCTGCCGTGTTCGCGTTCAACGACAACGTGAAGACGGTGGTGCCATTCACACTCGACAGGGACGCGCTCGTCGCCGGGATTGCCGGGCTGGAGGCCAGTGGCGGGTCCGCGTTGCACCAGGCGGCGCAGGCTGGCTCGTTTGCGGCCGGTGCGACGACGACCGAGCGCAAAGCCATTGTGCTGCTCGCGGCGAGTGGCAGCACATCGCCGGATGTCACCGCCGGTGCGGCGCTCGGCGTGGCGCAGACCGTCGCGGCGCCCGTCTTTACGGTCGCGCTCGGGCCGGCGAGTGATGGCACATTCCTCGAGGGGCTCGCCGCCGTAACAATGGGACAGCACCGCGTTGCGGAAGCGAGCGGCGCCGCCGGGGCGCTGAGCGACATCGCGAGCGTGCTGCGCGGTCAGTACGTGCTCACCATGACGGGGTCGGGAACAGCGGCCGCGAACGGAAGAGCGGGCGAACTGCGGTTGATCGCCGACATAGACGGGACGCCCGCGGGGGCGGTGGCGGGATTCCGTCGCGGACTGGATCCGGCGGAGGCGTTCGGCCACCCG
The Dehalococcoidia bacterium DNA segment above includes these coding regions:
- a CDS encoding VWA domain-containing protein, with the protein product MHSMIFLTMAALFGGVLFAMPSSGRAQEPPPTLQIHQVDGLAYPRIRAVVSALDADGAPIPGLSAASFQPFEGETPITLTGVTAASDPSQRLGVALVIDVSASMRGAPLDAAKLASIAFVQGFGPADEAAVFAFNDNVKTVVPFTLDRDALVAGIAGLEASGGSALHQAAQAGSFAAGATTTERKAIVLLAASGSTSPDVTAGAALGVAQTVAAPVFTVALGPASDGTFLEGLAAVTMGQHRVAEASGAAGALSDIASVLRGQYVLTMTGSGTAAANGRAGELRLIADIDGTPAGAVAGFRRGLDPAEAFGHPDDDTATTEFARTALFALLALIGAGIIAGAAYWAIATLRQMRVEHHQREWVAPNQQRAAAQPLPRPAGPLRTAAVMSGPPTLAPSMGPSAAPEPASVPEPAPMPERMSVPAPTIVVSATVPVEVASASRTRAGGRFVERTPRGRGETYELGAGPIVIGSSPRESTIVLPASVDVAPAHVRIWLRDGKYVMHHAGGFRRRTLVGGQPTDWCVLEHGDEVQIGPHKLVYVEEGNERPLRF